From Endozoicomonas sp. 8E, the proteins below share one genomic window:
- a CDS encoding NCS2 family permease: MDNADMSPAVGGYKSASLLDRLFKLSAKNTTVKTEVMAGLTTFITMCYVVFVIPGMLGDAGMDKGALFTATCLVAGLSTIAIGLFANWPVGLAPGMGLNAFFAYAVVLGMGYTWQEAMGAVFWGGIGFMLLSLFKVRAWIVDSIPVGLRVGITSGIGLFLALIGLKNAGIVVASPGTIVTLGDITQFGPMMACLSLFLILGLAFRGLKAAVLIAIAVVTSIALLTGDVAFSGVASAPPSMMPIVGGLDIMGALNPEMLGVIIAFMFVNLFDTTGTLIAVGDKAGLADKDGKMHNMNRAMITDGTASWAGALVGTPTVTSYVESASGVAAGGRTGLTAVTIGLLFLLCAFFSPLAGMVPAYATAGALIYVAVLMVGSLANIDWNDLTEAGPVMMTAIMMPLSFSIANGIALGFIAYPVIKVLAGRSSDVSISVWVLAVLFALKFVFFGV; encoded by the coding sequence ATGGATAACGCTGACATGTCGCCCGCTGTGGGTGGGTATAAGAGTGCATCACTGCTCGATCGTCTCTTCAAACTCAGTGCCAAAAACACGACAGTAAAAACTGAAGTGATGGCAGGTCTGACGACCTTCATTACCATGTGTTATGTGGTATTTGTCATACCGGGAATGCTCGGTGATGCCGGGATGGACAAGGGAGCCCTGTTCACTGCCACCTGTCTGGTCGCGGGCCTGAGTACCATCGCCATCGGTCTTTTCGCTAATTGGCCTGTGGGACTGGCTCCGGGTATGGGTTTGAACGCTTTCTTTGCCTACGCGGTGGTGCTGGGGATGGGCTACACCTGGCAAGAAGCCATGGGTGCTGTGTTTTGGGGCGGCATAGGCTTCATGTTGTTGAGCCTGTTCAAAGTCAGGGCATGGATTGTAGACAGCATTCCTGTGGGTCTCAGAGTCGGAATCACCAGCGGTATTGGCCTCTTCCTGGCACTGATTGGTCTTAAAAATGCCGGCATTGTGGTGGCCAGCCCGGGCACCATAGTGACTTTGGGGGACATCACTCAGTTTGGCCCAATGATGGCCTGTCTCAGTCTGTTTCTTATTCTGGGTCTGGCATTCCGTGGCCTCAAAGCCGCTGTGCTGATCGCTATTGCCGTTGTCACCTCTATTGCCTTGTTGACCGGTGATGTTGCTTTTAGTGGCGTGGCTTCAGCGCCACCCAGCATGATGCCTATCGTCGGTGGACTGGACATTATGGGTGCTCTCAACCCTGAAATGCTGGGTGTCATTATTGCTTTCATGTTCGTCAATCTGTTTGATACGACAGGTACCCTGATTGCCGTGGGCGACAAGGCGGGTCTGGCCGACAAAGACGGCAAAATGCACAACATGAACAGAGCCATGATCACTGACGGTACAGCTTCATGGGCGGGTGCACTGGTGGGTACACCGACGGTAACTTCCTATGTTGAAAGTGCTTCAGGTGTGGCCGCAGGAGGTCGCACCGGTCTGACAGCGGTCACCATTGGTTTGCTGTTTTTGCTTTGTGCTTTCTTCTCTCCCCTGGCCGGGATGGTACCTGCTTATGCAACTGCGGGAGCCCTGATTTATGTTGCTGTTCTGATGGTGGGCAGCCTTGCTAATATTGACTGGAACGATCTGACAGAAGCCGGACCGGTTATGATGACCGCTATCATGATGCCACTGAGCTTTTCTATTGCTAATGGTATCGCTCTGGGATTCATCGCTTATCCGGTGATTAAAGTTCTGGCTGGACGTTCCAGCGATGTCAGTATCAGTGTCTGGGTATTGGCGGTGCTCTTTGCTCTCAAGTTTGTGTTCTTTGGCGTCTAA
- the xdhC gene encoding xanthine dehydrogenase accessory protein XdhC, which translates to MEWIDALSELKRSGQPGVLVTILGSAGSAPRKSGSKMLVTEEKSFDTVGGGHLEFLLIERARELMASDQQEPVMEHFPLGPRLGQCCGGSVSVMLEPIAGCHFHIALFGAGHIGKALIHVLTPLNCRITWIDNRAELFPQTTPENVTCILSEQPDEEVADLPENAFILVVTHNHQLDYGIAEQALKRSDTGWLGVIGSETKASRFRKRLEHKGFNPKRIEQMRCPVGLNEVGGREPAEIAIAIAAEILAVRNGSRDSLVRKREGIPWQTLKTLINDHHQA; encoded by the coding sequence ATGGAGTGGATTGACGCACTGTCAGAGCTCAAGCGTTCTGGTCAGCCTGGCGTTCTGGTGACCATCCTGGGATCAGCCGGTTCTGCGCCCAGGAAATCAGGCAGTAAAATGCTGGTCACAGAAGAAAAAAGCTTTGACACTGTGGGTGGCGGGCATCTTGAGTTTCTCCTGATTGAGAGAGCCAGGGAGCTGATGGCTTCAGATCAGCAAGAGCCTGTTATGGAGCACTTCCCACTGGGCCCCCGGTTAGGTCAGTGCTGCGGTGGCAGTGTCAGCGTGATGCTGGAGCCCATTGCAGGCTGTCACTTCCATATTGCTCTTTTTGGGGCCGGGCATATTGGCAAAGCACTTATTCATGTTCTTACGCCTCTGAATTGCCGCATCACCTGGATCGATAATCGGGCAGAGCTTTTCCCCCAGACTACCCCTGAAAATGTCACCTGTATCCTCAGTGAACAGCCCGATGAAGAGGTGGCAGATCTACCCGAAAACGCCTTTATTCTGGTCGTCACCCACAATCACCAGCTGGATTATGGGATTGCTGAACAGGCATTAAAACGATCAGACACTGGCTGGTTGGGTGTCATAGGCTCCGAAACTAAAGCCAGCAGATTCCGTAAGCGTCTTGAGCATAAGGGCTTCAACCCGAAGCGGATTGAGCAGATGAGATGTCCGGTCGGACTCAATGAGGTGGGAGGCAGAGAGCCCGCAGAGATCGCCATTGCCATTGCCGCAGAGATACTGGCTGTCAGAAATGGCTCTCGTGACAGCCTTGTCCGAAAAAGGGAGGGTATTCCCTGGCAGACACTCAAGACATTAATAAACGACCACCACCAAGCCTGA
- a CDS encoding DNA-binding protein has product MNKNFPYEFTLLFSIKECAQDVDDIIEALGEAGCNDMLIGIGQVGRMAMMFDRDGTSAADAVGSAIRDVKAVIPDIRLLEASPDLVGLTDTAELLGFSRQNMRKLMTSNPESFPAPVHEGKQALWPLETLLTWLREHKQYEIDDSLLELAKANRHLNLASATRSSDPDQLKAFGRLLAGD; this is encoded by the coding sequence TTGAATAAAAACTTTCCCTACGAATTTACCCTTCTTTTCAGCATCAAAGAGTGCGCTCAGGACGTTGATGATATTATCGAAGCACTGGGCGAGGCGGGTTGCAATGACATGTTGATTGGTATTGGTCAGGTAGGGCGAATGGCCATGATGTTCGACCGGGATGGCACCAGTGCCGCTGATGCCGTTGGCAGCGCAATACGGGACGTGAAAGCAGTGATTCCTGATATCAGGCTTCTTGAAGCTTCACCGGACCTCGTTGGGCTCACGGACACAGCGGAGCTACTGGGTTTCTCAAGACAGAATATGCGAAAACTGATGACCAGTAATCCAGAAAGTTTTCCCGCCCCGGTTCACGAGGGCAAACAGGCACTCTGGCCTCTTGAAACCTTGCTGACCTGGCTGAGGGAGCATAAACAATACGAGATTGATGATTCGTTGCTGGAGTTGGCAAAGGCCAATCGGCATCTTAACCTGGCCTCAGCCACCAGAAGTTCAGACCCTGATCAGCTGAAAGCTTTTGGCCGCTTGCTGGCAGGTGATTGA
- the xdhA gene encoding xanthine dehydrogenase small subunit, producing MIRFLLNETLVELRDTPSDTTVLDYLRGNHSHNPDRKTGTKEGCCSGDCGACTVVVAEPENERLNYQTINACIALLPALNGKQLITVEDLAEGEKLHPVQQAMVDHHGSQCGFCTPGIIMSLFAFHHETPTNRPDISEALGGNLCRCTGYRSIVDAADEIASLTPSDRFKHQEQETVQKLNALKARIDDTAKGVFMPNSEQALADYLLKHPQARILAGGTDLGLEVTQQMKDLPSLVTLASVNELKEITCTDREMIIGSAASFRQLEPLLARHFPEFAEMLSRLGSQQIRNVGTLGGNIGNASPIGDTPPVLLALDAQVELRKGNTIRSLPLEDFFLGYKKTQLEESEFIARIRIPLKPHKLRVYKLSKRYGDDISAVLAAIDLELNDNGIITRARVAFGGMAAIPKRALACETALTGKEASATTLQEAQKAIHSEFTPLSDVRGSSDYRLQAACNLLERYFLEMSGQTARIIAHA from the coding sequence GTGATTCGATTTCTGCTCAACGAGACTCTGGTTGAACTTAGAGACACTCCCTCCGATACCACTGTACTGGACTACCTCAGGGGTAATCACAGCCATAATCCGGATAGAAAAACCGGCACCAAGGAGGGCTGCTGTTCAGGCGACTGCGGTGCCTGCACTGTGGTGGTTGCGGAGCCGGAGAACGAGCGTCTGAACTATCAGACCATCAACGCCTGTATTGCTTTGCTACCGGCACTTAACGGCAAGCAACTGATCACCGTTGAAGATCTTGCTGAAGGGGAAAAACTGCACCCTGTTCAGCAGGCCATGGTGGATCATCATGGCTCCCAATGCGGTTTCTGCACGCCCGGCATTATCATGTCCCTGTTTGCCTTCCATCATGAAACCCCCACAAACAGACCTGACATTTCTGAAGCTCTGGGTGGCAACCTTTGCCGTTGCACCGGCTACCGGTCTATCGTTGATGCTGCTGATGAAATCGCCAGCCTGACACCTTCTGACCGCTTCAAGCATCAGGAACAAGAGACAGTTCAGAAACTCAACGCATTGAAAGCCCGGATCGATGACACCGCCAAGGGTGTCTTTATGCCGAACTCCGAGCAGGCGCTGGCTGATTATCTGCTGAAACATCCACAAGCCAGAATACTCGCCGGTGGCACAGACCTTGGGCTGGAAGTGACTCAACAGATGAAGGATTTACCGTCGCTGGTCACTCTGGCCTCAGTCAACGAGTTAAAAGAGATCACCTGTACCGACCGGGAAATGATCATTGGCTCAGCGGCCAGCTTCCGTCAGCTGGAACCTCTGCTGGCCAGACACTTTCCCGAGTTTGCCGAAATGCTTTCGCGTCTGGGCTCACAACAGATTCGAAATGTGGGCACTCTGGGCGGCAATATCGGTAATGCCTCGCCCATAGGCGACACGCCTCCTGTGTTACTGGCACTGGATGCACAGGTTGAACTGCGTAAAGGAAACACCATCAGATCCCTGCCTCTGGAAGATTTTTTCCTGGGCTACAAAAAGACCCAGCTCGAAGAAAGTGAATTTATTGCCCGTATTCGTATTCCGCTCAAACCTCACAAACTGAGGGTTTACAAGCTGAGCAAACGTTATGGTGATGATATATCCGCCGTTCTGGCCGCCATCGATCTGGAATTGAACGACAACGGAATCATTACCCGGGCCAGAGTCGCATTTGGAGGTATGGCAGCTATACCCAAACGGGCTTTGGCCTGCGAAACAGCCCTGACAGGAAAAGAGGCCAGCGCCACCACTCTGCAAGAGGCCCAGAAAGCCATTCATTCAGAATTCACACCGCTGTCTGATGTCAGGGGCAGCAGCGATTATCGATTACAGGCAGCCTGCAACCTGCTGGAAAGATACTTTCTGGAAATGTCCGGACAAACTGCAAGGATCATTGCTCATGCGTAA
- the xdhB gene encoding xanthine dehydrogenase molybdopterin binding subunit has translation MRKLPDISKTGASPTTAKHDSAHLHVSGRATYIDDRPEMAGQLHAGFGLSTQAHAEIISMDLEAVKNSPGVVMVVTADDIPGHKDIGPVYPGDMLLADGKVDYVGQPVFAVAARSHLAAKKAARKAIIKYKALEPVLGIDQAMQEESFLRPEHVMHKGDAHRAIAEAPRRLEGAMSNGAQEHFYLEGQIASVVPLEDNQYHIYTSSQHPSEVQKLVAEVLGIPLHKVVADVRRMGGGFGGKETQAAGPACIAALLASKTGQPVKFRVDRSQDMMSTGKRHPFRHRYRAGFDSRGVIKGIDIEVAGDGGYSPDLTDAIVDRAMFHSDNAYYLDNAIVTGHRCKTNIASNTAFRGFGGPQGMLVIERAMDDIARATGLDPLDVRLNNLYGIGERNVTHYHQTFEHNVLPELMAKLEESSEYRKRRREITAFNRNSPVLKKGLSMTPLKFGISFTAKHLNQAGALVHVYTDGSIQVNHGGTEMGQGLYVKVAQVVAHEFGVGLDQVQVTSTRTDKVPNTSPTAASSGSDLNGKAAQDACQKIRDRLITFAAEHYQEQPEDIQFADGHVHMKERTIPFVELIQAAYFNRVSLSSSGFYSTPEIHYDRETARGRPFYYFACGASVSEVVVDTLTGEYRVQRVDILHDVGRSLNPAIDRGQIEGGFIQGMGWMTTEEVVWDEQGRLLSNNPATYKIPTIEDLPAIFNVELFEQDNPEHTIYHSKATGEPPLMLSFSVWSAIRDAVSSLSDYTVSPDIDVPATPERVLKAISEIKERPQTKPLKKEEAAYGVD, from the coding sequence ATGCGTAAGTTACCGGATATCAGCAAAACCGGGGCTTCCCCGACGACAGCCAAACACGACAGTGCCCACCTGCATGTCAGCGGCAGAGCCACCTATATCGATGATCGACCCGAAATGGCAGGTCAGCTTCATGCCGGTTTCGGCCTGTCTACCCAGGCTCATGCTGAAATCATCAGCATGGATCTTGAGGCAGTCAAAAACAGTCCCGGCGTGGTCATGGTCGTCACCGCTGACGACATTCCCGGACACAAGGATATTGGCCCGGTTTACCCTGGCGATATGTTGCTGGCTGACGGCAAGGTCGACTATGTTGGTCAGCCGGTCTTTGCGGTAGCGGCCAGGTCTCATCTGGCTGCCAAAAAAGCGGCCAGAAAAGCAATCATCAAATACAAGGCGTTAGAGCCTGTGCTGGGCATTGATCAGGCCATGCAGGAAGAATCCTTTCTCAGACCTGAGCATGTGATGCATAAAGGCGACGCCCATCGTGCCATTGCCGAAGCACCCAGACGACTCGAAGGTGCCATGAGCAACGGTGCCCAGGAACACTTTTATCTGGAAGGACAGATTGCCAGCGTCGTCCCTCTGGAAGACAACCAATACCATATTTACACCTCCAGCCAGCACCCTTCTGAAGTGCAGAAACTGGTAGCAGAAGTTCTGGGTATTCCTTTGCACAAAGTCGTGGCGGATGTTCGGCGCATGGGAGGAGGCTTTGGTGGTAAAGAGACTCAGGCTGCTGGTCCGGCCTGTATTGCAGCACTTCTGGCCAGTAAAACCGGACAACCCGTAAAATTCCGGGTCGACCGCTCACAGGACATGATGTCCACCGGCAAGCGCCACCCTTTCAGACACCGTTATCGGGCAGGCTTTGACAGTAGAGGAGTTATCAAGGGGATAGATATAGAGGTCGCAGGTGATGGCGGTTATTCCCCTGACCTTACAGACGCTATTGTCGACAGGGCCATGTTTCATTCCGACAATGCTTACTATCTTGATAATGCCATAGTCACTGGTCACCGTTGCAAAACCAACATTGCTTCCAACACCGCATTCAGAGGTTTTGGCGGGCCTCAGGGCATGTTGGTAATAGAGCGGGCAATGGACGACATTGCTCGCGCTACCGGTCTGGACCCACTGGATGTTCGCCTGAATAACCTGTACGGCATTGGCGAACGAAATGTCACTCATTACCACCAGACCTTTGAACACAATGTTCTACCGGAGCTGATGGCAAAACTGGAAGAGAGCTCTGAATACCGAAAGCGCAGGCGCGAGATTACAGCGTTCAACCGGAACAGCCCGGTACTAAAGAAAGGCTTGTCCATGACCCCGCTGAAGTTTGGTATCTCTTTTACGGCCAAACATCTCAACCAGGCTGGCGCTCTGGTCCATGTTTACACCGACGGCAGTATTCAGGTAAATCACGGCGGTACCGAGATGGGACAGGGGCTTTACGTTAAAGTGGCCCAGGTAGTTGCCCATGAATTTGGTGTTGGTCTGGATCAGGTGCAGGTGACCTCTACCCGAACCGACAAGGTGCCCAATACCTCTCCAACGGCGGCTTCCAGCGGCAGTGACCTGAATGGCAAGGCCGCACAGGATGCCTGTCAAAAAATTCGTGACCGACTGATAACATTCGCTGCCGAACATTATCAGGAACAACCTGAGGATATTCAGTTTGCTGATGGTCATGTTCACATGAAAGAGCGGACCATTCCTTTTGTTGAACTGATTCAGGCCGCTTACTTCAATCGGGTTTCACTCTCCAGCTCAGGCTTTTACAGCACCCCCGAGATTCACTATGACCGGGAAACAGCCAGGGGCCGCCCCTTTTATTATTTCGCCTGCGGTGCTTCGGTATCCGAGGTGGTAGTGGATACCCTGACCGGTGAATACCGGGTGCAGCGGGTTGATATATTGCACGACGTTGGCAGATCACTGAACCCCGCCATTGACCGTGGCCAAATTGAAGGCGGGTTTATCCAGGGTATGGGCTGGATGACCACTGAAGAAGTGGTCTGGGATGAGCAGGGAAGATTGCTCAGTAACAACCCGGCGACTTACAAGATTCCTACGATTGAAGATCTACCGGCTATCTTTAATGTTGAGTTGTTCGAGCAGGATAACCCGGAGCATACGATTTATCATTCCAAGGCCACCGGCGAACCTCCCCTGATGCTCAGCTTCTCGGTGTGGTCGGCAATACGTGATGCTGTTTCGAGCCTTTCAGACTACACCGTCAGCCCGGACATTGATGTTCCCGCGACTCCGGAAAGAGTGCTGAAAGCCATCTCGGAAATAAAAGAGCGGCCCCAGACAAAACCTCTGAAAAAAGAGGAGGCCGCCTATGGAGTGGATTGA
- a CDS encoding TlyA family RNA methyltransferase: MERVDRLLVDNGLAASRTQAQKFIAEGKVQVLHSCNWQTVKKPSEKLTGDAELKVTLDESDRFVSRGGLKLASALEKASLDITGMTVIDVGQSTGGFTDCALQSGAAKVVGIEVGHEQLVEKLRQDQRVVCLEGINARELGPELLEHTENEAGFDLAVMDVSFISQTKIIPSLAPLIKKGGFLISLVKPQFEVGKAGLGKGGIVRDDRLYPEVESSIRSCLEEQGLKTTDYFDSPIKGGDGNREFLVIARKASSS, from the coding sequence ATGGAAAGAGTGGATCGTCTGCTGGTAGACAACGGCCTTGCTGCCTCCCGCACCCAGGCACAGAAGTTTATTGCTGAAGGAAAGGTGCAAGTGTTGCATTCCTGCAACTGGCAGACTGTAAAAAAACCCAGCGAGAAATTGACCGGAGACGCAGAGCTGAAAGTCACTCTGGATGAGTCGGACCGATTTGTTTCCCGTGGCGGACTCAAGCTGGCGAGCGCTCTGGAGAAAGCCAGTCTGGATATTACGGGAATGACCGTGATAGATGTAGGTCAGTCAACGGGCGGTTTTACTGACTGTGCCCTGCAGTCAGGCGCGGCGAAAGTCGTCGGTATTGAAGTAGGGCATGAGCAACTGGTGGAGAAACTGCGGCAAGATCAGCGGGTAGTCTGTCTGGAAGGTATTAATGCCCGTGAGCTTGGCCCGGAGCTGTTAGAGCACACTGAAAACGAAGCCGGATTTGATCTGGCAGTGATGGATGTTTCTTTTATTTCCCAGACCAAAATTATACCTTCGCTGGCACCGCTGATTAAAAAGGGAGGTTTTCTGATCAGCCTGGTCAAACCGCAATTTGAAGTGGGAAAAGCAGGTCTGGGCAAAGGAGGCATTGTTCGGGATGACCGTCTCTACCCTGAAGTAGAATCATCCATTCGAAGCTGTCTCGAAGAGCAGGGTCTGAAAACCACCGATTATTTTGACAGTCCGATCAAAGGGGGTGATGGAAACCGGGAGTTTCTTGTTATTGCCAGAAAGGCGTCATCATCCTGA
- a CDS encoding C2H2-type zinc finger protein, producing the protein MADWRPRQNELSHMIITLMYGTGGGNSSRTTGPEDHGQSFNRHPEKSHYLYENDHNDENPGRPTDSRHSFDENCHEQPCCNQQRVCIFAPSTSAQCRSTSDDSLQTGDQKSDPVSRPAEGPTVVSGADSTSGSSLKLNPPPAQKQRKAGSKKYRCDHPGCEKSLGSQSSLYNHKSQYHTGERTCLECQKHLPNAQALTVHKRKDHTGEQICSECKTTLPNAKAFSVHKSQYHSGERICPECQKTLPNTQALSVHKRKDHTGKQTCPECRKTLANVQALSAHKSQYHRGERSCSECQKILPNACALSNHKRQHRKRKLDDAKSSD; encoded by the coding sequence ATGGCCGATTGGAGGCCGAGGCAAAACGAACTATCACACATGATTATCACTTTGATGTACGGAACGGGCGGCGGTAACTCTTCCCGGACAACCGGGCCAGAGGATCATGGTCAGTCATTCAATAGACATCCAGAAAAATCGCATTATCTATATGAAAACGACCATAATGATGAAAATCCGGGTCGGCCCACCGACTCTCGACATAGCTTTGACGAAAATTGCCATGAGCAGCCCTGTTGTAATCAACAAAGAGTCTGTATCTTCGCTCCTTCCACAAGTGCTCAGTGTCGTTCAACCTCAGATGACTCTTTGCAAACAGGCGATCAGAAATCTGACCCGGTAAGCCGTCCTGCTGAAGGTCCGACAGTTGTCTCAGGAGCTGATAGCACAAGCGGTTCATCATTAAAACTAAATCCACCACCTGCGCAAAAACAAAGGAAGGCAGGCTCCAAAAAATACCGATGTGATCATCCCGGCTGTGAAAAATCACTTGGCTCTCAATCCTCATTGTACAATCACAAAAGTCAATATCACACCGGAGAACGAACCTGTCTTGAGTGCCAGAAGCACCTGCCAAACGCTCAAGCCCTGACGGTTCACAAAAGAAAAGATCACACCGGAGAGCAAATCTGCTCTGAGTGCAAGACGACCCTGCCAAACGCGAAAGCCTTCTCGGTTCACAAAAGTCAATATCACAGCGGAGAGCGAATTTGCCCTGAGTGCCAGAAGACCCTGCCAAATACTCAAGCCCTGTCGGTTCACAAAAGAAAAGATCACACCGGAAAGCAAACCTGCCCTGAGTGCCGGAAGACCCTGGCAAACGTTCAAGCCCTGTCGGCTCACAAAAGTCAATATCACAGAGGAGAGCGAAGCTGCTCTGAGTGCCAAAAGATCTTGCCAAACGCCTGCGCCCTGTCAAATCATAAAAGGCAACACCGAAAACGAAAGCTTGATGATGCAAAGTCAAGTGATTGA
- a CDS encoding IS1182 family transposase: protein MTTRRQIKINNDPQLDIFSTATRNSDQSSFKESGNSDDQAQTRRFVAPDANSITLGNTSLKEHLELTDQKAPFIVASLLDERDWSEFETRYAPQGRPPYAPRNMMGLILYGIMQGVTSLRTLERLARVDLGCMWVSGGIFPDHGIIGRFINMHSESMTGAFFESLTRAVLKKTDSGGNCLAGDGTVIEAACSSYNMIKQEAAQQALEAAREKADSQPDCTKSQKDLEKATSVHEAVIERNKKKKKNGRSGEAVVSPTEPEATVQKMKRGRGYAASYKPSVLANSKRVVLGQTVDPTSETSAVKPMLDQAEQITESPVDEMLLDAGYFSDDIIATSLERDISLLCPEGKEPGKPKASAKFQKGHFYYDKARDVYWCPAGKELVLIGQIKGSTRTKEQKHYGNGPCEGCALKGQCTTNKKGRRIKRYAMDDAKDVLRQVMQQPKAKKVFSKRKAMVEPVFAYLRDIQGLNRFRRKGLESVKLEFGLHLLAYNLIRAVRAIIYAILWLNKLLCWLFEQYWLLDRKWVSRERNPVKHHTLLREGLYWI, encoded by the coding sequence ATGACAACAAGACGGCAAATTAAGATTAATAACGACCCTCAGCTGGATATTTTCTCAACAGCAACTCGCAACTCTGATCAAAGCTCTTTCAAGGAGTCTGGCAACTCGGATGACCAAGCTCAAACAAGACGTTTTGTTGCTCCAGACGCAAATTCCATTACCCTTGGCAATACAAGCTTAAAAGAGCATCTTGAGTTAACCGACCAGAAAGCACCATTCATTGTCGCTAGCCTTCTTGATGAACGGGATTGGTCTGAATTTGAGACAAGATACGCTCCACAGGGACGTCCTCCTTATGCACCACGTAACATGATGGGGTTGATCCTTTACGGAATCATGCAAGGTGTAACTTCACTGAGAACTTTGGAACGACTGGCTCGTGTTGACCTTGGTTGCATGTGGGTCTCTGGCGGTATTTTCCCAGATCATGGCATCATTGGGCGTTTTATCAATATGCACAGTGAGTCTATGACTGGAGCATTTTTTGAAAGCCTGACACGTGCGGTACTAAAAAAAACGGATTCCGGCGGAAACTGCCTGGCTGGCGATGGCACGGTAATAGAGGCGGCTTGCTCAAGTTATAACATGATCAAGCAGGAAGCAGCGCAGCAAGCTCTTGAAGCGGCCAGGGAAAAGGCTGACAGCCAACCTGATTGCACCAAGAGCCAGAAAGATCTGGAGAAGGCGACCAGTGTTCATGAGGCTGTCATCGAGCGCAACAAAAAGAAGAAGAAAAATGGCAGGTCCGGTGAAGCTGTCGTCAGCCCGACAGAGCCAGAAGCGACTGTTCAAAAAATGAAACGGGGGCGAGGCTATGCAGCTAGCTATAAGCCGTCGGTACTCGCTAATAGTAAACGGGTCGTTCTGGGCCAGACGGTTGATCCTACCAGTGAAACCTCGGCAGTAAAACCAATGCTGGATCAGGCAGAGCAAATAACAGAGAGTCCTGTTGACGAAATGCTGCTGGATGCCGGCTACTTTAGCGATGACATCATCGCAACCAGTTTGGAAAGAGACATCAGCCTGCTTTGTCCAGAGGGTAAAGAGCCAGGAAAACCCAAGGCATCGGCCAAGTTCCAGAAGGGGCATTTTTACTATGATAAAGCCCGTGATGTTTATTGGTGCCCGGCAGGGAAAGAGCTTGTCCTGATTGGTCAAATCAAGGGAAGCACTCGAACAAAGGAGCAAAAACACTACGGCAACGGACCTTGCGAAGGCTGTGCTCTCAAAGGTCAGTGTACGACTAATAAAAAAGGGCGACGCATAAAGCGCTACGCAATGGACGACGCTAAGGATGTATTAAGGCAGGTAATGCAGCAGCCAAAGGCGAAGAAAGTCTTTAGCAAGAGAAAGGCAATGGTTGAGCCTGTTTTTGCCTACTTGCGGGATATACAGGGATTAAATCGCTTCCGTCGCAAGGGGCTTGAGAGCGTTAAATTGGAGTTTGGCTTGCATCTGCTGGCTTACAATCTGATCAGGGCTGTAAGAGCCATAATTTACGCTATTTTGTGGCTAAACAAGCTTCTCTGTTGGCTTTTTGAACAATACTGGTTACTTGATAGAAAATGGGTCAGTCGGGAAAGAAACCCAGTAAAGCATCATACTTTGCTAAGGGAAGGGCTTTACTGGATTTGA
- a CDS encoding O-methyltransferase, with translation MSRTTLTITPVIAAYLTHAGMRDHPVLSELRARMADFSEGHMQVSAEQGAFMQMLVKMSGARKGIEIGTFTGYSALATVLAMPDDGHLTCLDVSEEWTNIAREHWQKAGVSEKITLKIQPALDSLAQMQGQEGLFDWVFIDADKENYLNYYRRGVELLKSGGLVLVDNSLWGGSVVNPQDAETRAIDECNRFIQQDDRVDMVLLPVSDGLMIARKR, from the coding sequence ATGTCCAGAACAACTCTGACCATAACACCTGTAATCGCCGCTTATCTGACTCATGCAGGCATGCGTGATCATCCTGTATTGAGTGAGCTGCGGGCACGGATGGCAGATTTTTCCGAAGGACACATGCAGGTTTCAGCGGAGCAGGGGGCTTTCATGCAAATGCTGGTGAAGATGAGTGGTGCAAGAAAGGGAATAGAGATCGGCACATTCACTGGCTACAGTGCTCTGGCAACCGTATTAGCCATGCCAGACGATGGGCACCTGACTTGTCTGGATGTTTCAGAGGAATGGACGAACATTGCCAGAGAGCATTGGCAGAAAGCGGGTGTGTCGGAGAAAATAACCCTGAAAATTCAGCCTGCTCTGGACAGCCTGGCTCAAATGCAAGGTCAGGAGGGTTTGTTCGACTGGGTGTTCATCGATGCCGATAAAGAGAATTATCTGAATTACTACCGGCGCGGTGTTGAGCTACTGAAGTCTGGCGGACTGGTGCTAGTGGACAACAGTCTCTGGGGTGGCTCGGTGGTGAATCCTCAGGATGCAGAAACCAGGGCCATTGACGAATGCAATCGCTTTATTCAACAGGATGACAGGGTCGATATGGTGTTACTGCCGGTCAGCGACGGATTGATGATCGCTCGCAAGCGCTAG